CCTggcaaaacagaaaaggaaacaagaagcaaaattggaggggaaaaaaataatctttatagagtaaaatagaaataacTTGAATGCATTTTTGGTATAAGATGAATCagaaaaagttataatttttgtttgtaacttGTGAATTTCGAGTATTTTATCTAGTACATATCACTTTTTGGGTTTAGAGCCTTTCAAAATCTCTGGACCGGACCGGTCTACTCGCAACAAAATGATGGATTCAGCTAAAATGTGTCGGATCtactaatcttttttttttttgttgcttagTTAGCTAATTACTTTCTTGCATTCTTTATTTGGTTGCTTTTATCCAAAAACAGACTAAAATAATGCGTGTATAGCTTTCACTCTTAAGCAAAATCCGCCTAGACAATGGTCACGTCTTCACTCATTTCTCTACTATTCTCTTATGAAAAATGTCAATAAAAAATTTGCACACTGTATAATGTAATAATCTGAGTATCaaaaaatttttattttatatctttcATTCGCAACcccaaaaagaaagtaaatctGCTAACTTTAGATATTGAGGAAATTTCAAAGTcagttttatttgtttcctgTTTTTGTGTTCTCTTTGCCTTGATGGTAGGATCTGTAGTTAACAAGACTAGTGTTACATCTCCAAACTCTGATCGCTGGAAAAGTATCAAGCTTTCTGCTTGATTCTCTTTCTTAGCATCTGTCAAGCTTTCTTTGAAGATAAATTTGAggtaaaaatcaaactaatgGCTTCTctcactttttgtttctacttcttcttatgatcttttgtctttgttttgatcAGATGGAGCAGTTCAAAGAGAGGAAGTTTGTTTGTAAGTTCTGTAGCAAGAGGTTTCCTTGTGGGAAATCACTTGGAGGTCACATCAGAACTCACATGAATGAGAATTCAGCTGATTCAGATGAAGATGAGGCTGATAAGCTCAAGATGATTGATGAAAATGGTGGTCAATCTAGTTATGGTCTGAGAGAGAATCCTAAAAAGAACAAGAGGTTTGTGGATCACAGACAGATTATGGCTCTgaaacagcagcagcagcagcaacaacttCAAGAGCTGCGTCGTTGCAGAGAATGTGGtaaaggttttgtttcttctaaagcTCTTTGTGGTCACATGGCTTGTCActctgagagagagaagattgTTATGGATAGTCAATCTGATACTGaggcttcttcctctcctatcaGAAGAAGATCCAAGAGAGTTGTTGTGAAACCTCACCACAAAGCTGCTTTTGTAGTTGGTGGTAATGGTATTATGAATCAATCTATTTCAGCTTCTTCTGATGCTTCTGAGATTGAGCCTGAACAGGAGGAAATGGCAAGGTCTTTGATGATGCTTTCGAGGGATTCTAGTTTTAAGAAAGGACATAACTCTTTGGCTGAGTCATCTGACAACAACTCTGTGATTCTTGAGACTAAGTCATCTTCAGGTGAGCAGGTTAAGATGTTCAATGTGAAGAATGTTGAAGAGTTATGTAAGAAGAACAAACTTGTAGTTGATAACCAGATGAGGTCTGGTGAAGAAAATGGTGATGTTCATTATGATTCAGATAATTCTGACTCTGGCTACTTCAGGAATGGACCAAAGAAGTTGGACTCAGATGTTTCTGTTGATGGGTTCTTTaggaacaaaacaataatggGATCTGGATCCGGATTCAACAGCTCCCCAACAAAACAAGATAGGGACATGAACAGATTCAGGAAGGAATGGTATAAGGAAGGAGGGTCAGGGTCAGGATCAGGATCAGGTCGTTCTTCTACAAAGTATGATCTGAGGAAAAGCAAAAGAGGTTTTCCTTCTCATGGTCGTAAGAAAATCAAGTATGAGTTCACTGAATCTGTCTATGACAGTGGTGAGCATAGCTTGGAAACTGACTCTTGTGCGGACACAAACAGAACTATCAAGATTCATAGTAAGTCTCCAATGGTTAAGAAAGCAAACGgtgcaaagaagaaaagcaaaggTCACGAGTGTCCGATTTGCTTCAGGGTGTTCAAATCAGGACAAGCTTTAGGAGGTCACAAGAGATCACATTTCATTGGGAATCAAGAACACAGGACTTTGGTGATTCAACATCAAGTAGCTCATGAGATGCATACACTCATCGATCTCAATCTTCCTGCTCCTATTGATGAATGATCTTACTAAAACCGAAACCGcggttttcttctctttattgttTCCTTTCTGTTTATTGATTCTTTTGCTTCAGATTCAAGAATGCTTTTGGTTTGCAAGGCAAATCAAAGTCatcttttatttgttcataatcatataaaagCTTGGTGCTTTTGTGGCAGAGTTCAATGATACTTCAACTGGAAATAGAATAGTAAAACAATTATGAGAAAGCAAAAGGACCCCATGTCACCTCTAAGAAGAAACTCTTGTCAAAAGTGTTCTTCTCTATTTTGgtcaatctttttctttttgaaacaaaagtcaaatcaTTTTTAAGCAAACTATAAGTGTTTTTTTCGCAACATATGTACCGACCCTGTGGTCTAATTTGGCGTAGATAACATGTGTAACACTCAACCAGTTAAATGTTATGACCTAATTAAAGATGACGTTTTAGAATCAAATTATCTTTAATGGACAATCGTTTTATACTTGGCTCTCAATTAAGAAGAAATCTATCTGTTTTATAACCAACCAGGCTATAATACAAAGCAAATCATGTTTTGGTCCATCTTACAGAAGATAAAAGAtatacaaaacgaaaagaGACATAAATCACCTCCCAAATAGGTGAAAACAATTAACAACATCAGTCTActgtataaaaaaaataatttggtataatctctctgttttataCCCCCCTCTATAGAATTTCCAAGTTTGGTAAATTCCGATTATTTCCTGAAACTATTATGTTAAGATCACGGTTGGGGGATTACTACCTGCAGGAGGGCACCTTTGTCTCCTCGGTCTTCTTGTTGCTTGTCCCCATCCTGAGAGCTTACTGTCTTCAAGTCCTCCCACTGATACGCTCTCATTCATTGGCTGCGCCATTGACGGGCATAATGGAGCTTGGTTTATGTTAGTGacatttcgttttctttttgagttcCGTCGAACAGCCAATCCAGAACTCCAAGTGTAGTCTCCGGTTTTCATCAGTCCCCCAAACATTTGGATATCTTCAGTGACTTCATGCCTCgacagagaagagagaccaGGTAGAGTATCCCTTTGGAAATCCCGCTTTGGTCTTCCTCGTCTTGCTTGTCCTCTTCTTGGCTTGTTAATACATGTATCTTCGAATTTCAGATTCTCTGGGACTAATGGCTCTGGCATGTAGTCTTCCTCCTTTGTCTCCTGTATATTCAGGGTCATGGCTTCAAAGTAATCAATCTCCCCAGAAGAATAGTCTTCCCTGTTACCTTCAAAGTCTGTGGCTTCTGGAGAACCatcaatctttctttctaactCATCACCGCAAGAAGTGATTATTTCTGCAAACCAAGAGAGCGGGCTTTTTGAAGCCGCATCAGTTGAAGAGGAAGCTGCGTCATCAGGATGGCGTTGGTGACCAGCCATTGAGATGGCAACTATTGCTTCTGCTGCTACCTTGATGAGTTCATTCATAGAGTTTCCGTCTTGGCCTTGCATCATTCTCcaagtttcttcatttgttttgtcCTGTGAGttatctccttcttcttcactctcgAGAGTAGGGGGAGCTTCCAAATCTATCCAAGttcttgcttttgttttcacacTCAGACTGGAAAGGAAGCCGGAATCTTCGTCATCCTCATTAGCACATGAATTCAGATCAATGTAGTGTCTGAAGTTGGCAGCTTTTTTCCCTTCTTTCTTGTCTACATAGTAGGCTTTAGCACCATGCTGGTCAACAGAAACCGAGGCATCACATGGCAGGTTGATATCAAGGTCTCGCTTTACCAAGTGATTTACTTCCTTGTGTTGATTAGCAATCCATAAGGAATGAGGGATAAGGGGCGTACGCTCCTGCTTGCAAACAAATTGCTTCCCAAAGATTGGGCTCCCAATAATTTTAGTACTACTCTGAGAGTTGTTCGTTTCAACTCTTCCCATGTTTGCATTATTAGAGTATGAAGCAGATCGCAAACCCTTCAGAACAGAAGCACAAGTCAAGTCGTCCCCAGCGTCAGTTCCATCCATGAATTGATTTGTCGAAGCATTCAGATCAAAGAAGCCATTGGACATTCCACTTCTGTAAGGGGGCTGAGGTTTTAGCCAGGGCAACCCAGCTGAGCATTCCTGCCTTTTTGGCCCTTGAAGATTTACAAAACTGTGGCTGTTCGCTACCTCGCCTATGGAAGCATTTGGTTTAAAGCCGGTTGATGGGAAATTATAGAAAGACTGCTTTGACCCTGAAGAGAATCCTTGATAAAGCCCATTAGAGACATGGCTTCTAttctcaaaactcaaatctgGTCTTGCATGTGTGTCAAAATTCATGTAGGGATTCGTTTGAACTGGATAAGATTTCTGATTTGAGCTGGTCATAGTCCTCCCGGATGAAGACCAATGGGTCAATGGTTTGAAAAATTCAGGGCGGTAGTCATTGACTGATCTTGGAGCAGTAGATGCCACACTTGATTCAACGTAGCTATCATAAGAAACTTGAGGAGTCTTTGAGCGAACTTCTAGCTCACGATGTGCTCTTTCCCCGGAAAATTTGACCTTGCTGTGATCAGTTGTAGGATAGCTCTGAGGTTGAAATGCATTGTTAGAAAGTACTTGTCCTGAATGAGAAGGCAGATGCACCTGATCTCTCTGAGTGCTCCTATCTTGCCCTATTAACACagccacaaaaaaaacatttgagaaATAGAAGATAGGCAGAAATGGTAACATATTACTGAATCAgcacaaaattcaaaaccattCTATGAGCGATCACATATTTTGCGTTCATTAAATATACTGAGCAGGAAAGACACTTAAATGTAAGAGCATGTAACTAGCCACtcattaaggaaaaaaaatcacctgCTTCAAGGACCATCCATCCATTTTGAGTTCGATTTTTCTCCAACCACTGACCTTGAACATGAGCATTGTTTCTCCCATAATGAGAATACATATCCCTAGACAGAGCAGCAGGTTCTGAATCTTGCCCTTTGAGTGGCTCATTCAAGTC
This sequence is a window from Arabidopsis thaliana chromosome 1 sequence. Protein-coding genes within it:
- a CDS encoding C2H2-like zinc finger protein (C2H2-like zinc finger protein; FUNCTIONS IN: sequence-specific DNA binding transcription factor activity, zinc ion binding, nucleic acid binding; INVOLVED IN: regulation of transcription; LOCATED IN: intracellular; EXPRESSED IN: 23 plant structures; EXPRESSED DURING: 14 growth stages; CONTAINS InterPro DOMAIN/s: Zinc finger, C2H2-like (InterPro:IPR015880), Zinc finger, C2H2-type (InterPro:IPR007087); BEST Arabidopsis thaliana protein match is: C2H2-like zinc finger protein (TAIR:AT1G26590.1); Has 2336 Blast hits to 2002 proteins in 123 species: Archae - 0; Bacteria - 1; Metazoa - 1559; Fungi - 9; Plants - 678; Viruses - 6; Other Eukaryotes - 83 (source: NCBI BLink).) yields the protein MEQFKERKFVCKFCSKRFPCGKSLGGHIRTHMNENSADSDEDEADKLKMIDENGGQSSYGLRENPKKNKRFVDHRQIMALKQQQQQQQLQELRRCRECGKGFVSSKALCGHMACHSEREKIVMDSQSDTEASSSPIRRRSKRVVVKPHHKAAFVVGGNGIMNQSISASSDASEIEPEQEEMARSLMMLSRDSSFKKGHNSLAESSDNNSVILETKSSSGEQVKMFNVKNVEELCKKNKLVVDNQMRSGEENGDVHYDSDNSDSGYFRNGPKKLDSDVSVDGFFRNKTIMGSGSGFNSSPTKQDRDMNRFRKEWYKEGGSGSGSGSGRSSTKYDLRKSKRGFPSHGRKKIKYEFTESVYDSGEHSLETDSCADTNRTIKIHSKSPMVKKANGAKKKSKGHECPICFRVFKSGQALGGHKRSHFIGNQEHRTLVIQHQVAHEMHTLIDLNLPAPIDE
- a CDS encoding T-box transcription factor, putative (DUF863) (Plant protein of unknown function (DUF863); CONTAINS InterPro DOMAIN/s: Protein of unknown function DUF863, plant (InterPro:IPR008581); BEST Arabidopsis thaliana protein match is: Plant protein of unknown function (DUF863) (TAIR:AT1G69360.1); Has 270 Blast hits to 240 proteins in 21 species: Archae - 0; Bacteria - 2; Metazoa - 5; Fungi - 0; Plants - 251; Viruses - 0; Other Eukaryotes - 12 (source: NCBI BLink).) encodes the protein MRDAADSSSYSGYEKDFMKHTMLEHEAVFKNQVHELHRLYRVQKNLVEEVKGKNLNEVMNVSDHHTSENESKRKLHGFLLPNSTCGEGSSTQASNGRLQNGGSSNGDASEGRDVKGRRRMIDLQLPADEYLDTDETTNTGENTSFPPYNQLKSGRGDASHRSYPSGSCLDVKNSNGLADLNEPLKGQDSEPAALSRDMYSHYGRNNAHVQGQWLEKNRTQNGWMVLEAGQDRSTQRDQVHLPSHSGQVLSNNAFQPQSYPTTDHSKVKFSGERAHRELEVRSKTPQVSYDSYVESSVASTAPRSVNDYRPEFFKPLTHWSSSGRTMTSSNQKSYPVQTNPYMNFDTHARPDLSFENRSHVSNGLYQGFSSGSKQSFYNFPSTGFKPNASIGEVANSHSFVNLQGPKRQECSAGLPWLKPQPPYRSGMSNGFFDLNASTNQFMDGTDAGDDLTCASVLKGLRSASYSNNANMGRVETNNSQSSTKIIGSPIFGKQFVCKQERTPLIPHSLWIANQHKEVNHLVKRDLDINLPCDASVSVDQHGAKAYYVDKKEGKKAANFRHYIDLNSCANEDDEDSGFLSSLSVKTKARTWIDLEAPPTLESEEEGDNSQDKTNEETWRMMQGQDGNSMNELIKVAAEAIVAISMAGHQRHPDDAASSSTDAASKSPLSWFAEIITSCGDELERKIDGSPEATDFEGNREDYSSGEIDYFEAMTLNIQETKEEDYMPEPLVPENLKFEDTCINKPRRGQARRGRPKRDFQRDTLPGLSSLSRHEVTEDIQMFGGLMKTGDYTWSSGLAVRRNSKRKRNVTNINQAPLCPSMAQPMNESVSVGGLEDSKLSGWGQATRRPRRQRCPPAGSNPPTVILT